In the genome of Candidatus Hydrogenedentota bacterium, the window GCCCTCAGCCCTACGGGCTGCCCCTATCGGGGACGGGCTACGCTACGCGAAGGCATTGCAAGGGAGAACAGCCAAGGCCCTCATGTCACGCAAACAGGAGACACAGATTCCACCTTAAATTTGGCGGTTCGTGGTCTAAGAATGGGGTAAGGCGCAATTGACTGTAAATATTACAAAAGTTTAAGTCATAAGTTCAATTAAGCGTGGGGACTTCAACACAAACAAAAGTCACGGATCTTAGGCTAATTATTTATTGGTTGAGGATGGTCGTAGCTTGTGTTTTTTGTTCAGAAATAAAGCGGCGGGTGGGAATGCTCTTTCAACTTCCTGAATCAACAGTATATTCAATCTCTTTAAGTCGGAATATACGCCAACAGTACGCTTAAGAAAGATAGGTGCGTGACGTAATCAACGCCTACTTCTTGGTCCGCGTCGTCTTTGTCCCGGCCGTTTCCTTCTTGCCGGATTTCGGCGCGTCGGGATTTGTTCCTCTTTTTCACGGGCGCTTTCCTGCGCTTCCTCTTTGATCTGTTGGCTCAGTGACCTGCTGACAGCGCGATCTTGTGCATCGGTTACGGTATTGTAGCTGCCGCAGCGGGGACACAAAGATAGGGTAGACGCTTGTTCATCCAGGTACATGAAATTACAAAAGGAACAGCGCCATAAAAACTGATGTTCTAAAACGCGGTATACATGACGTGCCCGCAGTTCCCCGAAGAAATAGAGAAAGATAAATCCGAAAAGGATCAGTGCGCCGTAGAGCAATATGGCCGTGCTGAAAAGTATTTCAATCATGATCCTGCCTCCGCGGCAAGAATGACCAAGACACCGGATTGTTCAGCTGTGCTATCGGTTAAGGGCGCAAAACGATAGCGGAGCACGGCCATTTGTACGTCGTCCAACAAGGTAGAGTTTTCAAGGTGAGGACTCCATACATTTTCGACCTTGCCGTTTGCATCGACTTTGAAAACCATTTCTATGGGGCGGTCAAAGCGATCAGGATTCACGCCCCACAAGGCTTGGATAGGCGGCGCAAAGAGCAACTCCCGATCTGCAGGGGGACCGTTCCATTCGATGTACGCCTCAAAGCCTTCTGCAGGTCGATGACTTTGTACTCTTGTCGTTTGCGCGATCTGTGCTGCGGTCGTATCGGCGGCTCCGTCTCCGGGAAAAGCAAACTCACGCAGTGTCTTGCCAAAGCGCTGCAATTCACTTCCGAATCGTGCCCAGCTGTCGGAAGGGGCGTAAGCCTCGAACATACGATCCGCACCGGGATCTGCTTGGGCAGCGTCAAAGCGAATCCTCAGCCGTTCCAGTTCTGCGAACTCAACGACGGGCAATTCTACTTCCGGCAGCTCTCCGTAGAGGGCGGTTCCGGTCAACGACAAGGTATCTTCGGAACGAGGCAGATGCTGAGCGACGTCCGTTCTTTCAGCAGGCGCGCTGTAGACCAAATGCACATCATAATAACTGACTTGTTCGCGGGGCAATGCGATTACAATTTTAAAAACCGTAATCATAGACAAGTGAAAGAATAGGGAGACGATTAGGGCGATACCGAGTCGCCTGCGTTTACGCCACGAAGCGAGCAAAACATTGCTCCCTTTCCCCCTGCTGTCTTGTGCGTTATGTGTTGGGGCTTGCGGCCCGGAGACCGACATGTCACTGGTCTTCCTTGGGTGGAACAGCGGCAATGCCATAATGCTTAATGCCCACACCGTTCGCAAAGCCCAAGACTTTTACCAATCGCTCTGTGGGGACACGTGCATCGGGACGGATCAAAACAACGGCCTCCGGCTCCCGTTCCCGTAATTCCGCCATGGCTCGGGTAAGTTGTGTCCAATGGCTAATGGCTACATCATTAATGAAGACCTCACCCCCATCCTCGGGTCCGCCCGTTCCAAAGGCCAAGGTAATGGACATTTCCTTGTTTTCCAATTCGGAGGTACCCTTTGCTTCAGACAGCTCGACGGGAACGGTCGTATGCACCACAAAACTGGAGGTCAACATAAAAAATATGAGCAACTGAAAGACAACGTCAATGAGCGGTGTCGAGTCGATGATGGCACGCACTTTGCGTTCATTTGATCTTTTGAATTTCATGGATTATATCTCACGTTCGCCATGATGACGAGTCAATAATTCAATTAATTCAGAAGAACTCATCTCCATTTCCAATACCATACCGTCTACACGGGTGACGAAATAGTTATAGATAACAATAATGGGTATTGCCACGGTCAACCCTGCTGCCGTGGTAATCAGTGCGTTGCCGACCCCTTCGGCGAGATCGCTGGGCTTGACTTGTCCGCCCTTGAGCTGGATTTGCCCAAAGGCTTTGATCAGTCCTTGTACCGTTCCCAACAGCCCTAAAAGAGGCGCAATATTGGAACAAGTCGCCAAGGCAGAGAGATAGCGTTCAAGCCTTGGGATTTCGAAACGGCCTGCGTCTTCGATGGCTTCGCGAATATCATCTTTGCTGCGATTATGTTTTAGGATGCCCGCCTTCATGATTCTTGCGACGGGCACCTGCGCTTCATCGCACACTTCAATGGCTTCGCGAATACGATTTTGCCGCAAAAGCTGGCGCATAACATCCATGAATTCGCGGGTATCAATATCGGCGCGCCGCAACGCAAAAAAGCGTTCGATAATTATGGCAAGCCCGATAATCGAACAAAGCATGATGGGCCACATGAGAATGCCGCCCTTAAAAATAACATCGACGAGAAAATAATCGCGCATATTATATTCCTTCCATAGCTTCGCGCAGGTCGTGACTTACCAATGATCCCATCCCCTTATCTGTAAAGATTTCTAAAAGCAGACTATGCGAGACGCGCCCATCAATGATATGGGCACGGCGCACGCCGCCATTGAGTGCTTTCAGACACGCATCAATTTTCGGCGCCATACCGCCGGCAATAACATTTTGCTCTTTCAACGCCTCCACCTCCCGAGCATGAACACGTTGGATCAGCGAATTCGGATCATTCACATCTCTTAATAAGCCCGGTGTATCGGTGAGGAATACCAACTTTTCGGCGCTTAGTGCAGCAGCAACATCGCCCGCCGCGGTATCCGCATTCACATTCCACGTACCGCCGGCGCTGTCCGTCGCAACGGGTGCAACCACCGGAATGATCCCATTATCGCACAAGACATCCAGTACTTTCGTATTTACCCGTTCGACTTCGCCGACCAAGCCAATATCTTCATCACCTGAGACTGCAATTTTGCGGGCACAAAGAAGTTTGCCGTCTTTGCCGCTCAGCCCCACCGCTTCACCGCCCGCCTGATTCAGCAAGTTGACGATGTCTTTATTGACAGATCCGGCGAGCATCATTTCCACCACGCTCATGGTGTTGGCATCGGTAACCCGTAATCCCTGCTTGGTGAATACGGATTGAATGTCCAGCTTTTTCAACATAGCGTTGATGGCAGGGCCGCCGCCGTGAACAATGATGGGGCGCATCCCCACGTACCGCATTAACACGACATCCTGTGCCGTGCTTGCGCGCAGCGCAGGATCGAGCATGGCAGCGCCGCCGTATTTTATCACGACGGTTTTGCCGAAGAATTCTCGGATATAGGGCAGTGCTTCAATGAGCACACCCGCTTTCTCAATAAATCGCTTCATGATGGGTTGGTTCTCCACGTGATTCATGTACGATAATCCGCGTTTATTTTTACATAGTCAGTGCTCAAATCAGATGTCCAAAAAACCGCCTGACCGGAGCCCTCTTCAAGTGTCACTTCTACTTTCAATTCGGAGGCTTTCATCAATTCCTGAATCTTTTCCTCAGAATATGCTGTGGGACATCCTTGGCGCAACACACAGATACCTTGGATAACGACATCCATTTTGTGTGGATCAAAAGGCGCGCCTCCATAACCGGCGGCGCAGGCGATCCGTCCCCAATTGGCATCCTGTCCGTAAAAAGCAGTCTTACACAGTTGAGAGCGTGCAATGGTGCCCGCTATCAATCGGGCGTCGGCATCGTGCTTCGCGCCTTGAACGGTAATTTCAACAAATTTGGTAGCCCCTTCGCCGTCGCGTACCAAGGCGCACGCCAAATCGATACATACTTCCGTAAAGCGTTCTTGGAACTGCTCGAAAGCCGCTGTTCCCGGCAGGAGCTCCGGCGTGTTGGAAGCGCCGTTAGCAAGACATAAGAGCGTATCATTGGTGCTCATATCATTGTCAATACAAATGCAATTGAAGGATCGGTTCACTGCGTTGCTTAGAATCGTTTTGAGATTTGCAGGCGCTATATGGGCGTCCGTAGTCAGAAAGGCGAGCATGGTGGCTAGATTAGGCGCAATCATACCGGCACCTTTGGCAGTGCCGCCGATACGAACTGTGCCTTCAGGGAGCTTCACCTCTGCCTCAACACATTTAGGAACCGTGTCCGTTGTCATGATGGCCCGTGCAACAGCTTCTCCCTGTTCATCACTCAACGCCCGGGCGCATTGAAGGAGCCCCGCCGTCAAGCGTTCCATAGGCATGGGAACACCGATAACGCCCGTGCTGCACACGCAGATTTCTTTTGCTTCGCAAGGGATGGCTTCGCCAACGACACGTGCCGTTTCCAATACGTCGGCATCGCCTTGATCGCCCGTACAGGCATTGGCATTGCCGCTGTTCACTACGATAGCGCGTGCGTGACCCGAGGCACAGACGCCGCGGCAATACCCAACGGGCGCAGCGAAGACGCGGTTCGTGGTAAACATACCTGCCACCGATGCGGGCCGATCACTGACGATAATGGCGCAATCCAAGCGGGTGGTTCCCGCTTTTTTGATGCCGCCGGCAGCGGTGCCCGCTGTGAAACCTTGGGGCGCACAGACGCCTTTCTTGAGCGTATTCATGGTGCCATTGCTCCCCACCGAAGCCCTAAGGTTTCTTCCAAGCCAAACATGAGATTCATACATTGAACAGCCATGCCTGCCGTGCCGCCCATCAGATTATCAATGGCGCTGACAAGGAGCAGGTTGCCGGTCCGTTTATCGTGAACCCATCCGAAATCGCAGAAATTGGAACCGCGCACATATCGTATTTCCGGCAATTTCCCTTCTCCGAGCACTCGGATAAAGGGCTCCTTTTCATAGCGTTCATAAAAGGGTGCGGGATCAAAAGGAACATCGGGGTGCAGGGTGATGGTTGTTAAGATGCCGCGTGTTAGCGGAGCCACATGGGGCGTAAATTGCACCATTACTTTATGGAGCAATTCTTGTTCGATTTCAGGGGTATGCTGATGGACCGCAAGTTTATAGGCCTTTAAATTTTCGTTCATTTCAGGGAAATGAAAGGCTTCGGAAAGGCTTTTACCGGCACCGGAAATGCCGGAGATACTGTCAATAACGATGGGATAGTTGGAGCCGCAGGCGTCAACAATGGGGCGCAAAGGCAGCAGCGCACTGATGGGATAACACCCGGGCACTGCGGTTAATTGGGCGGATTTTAACGCCTCTCTATACCAAGGCACCAGTCCATAGACCGACTCTTCGAGCAAATGGGATGCCGTATGATCAGCTCCATAATACTGCGTGAATACAGCCGTATCCTTCAATCGGAAATCAGGGCCAATATCAATGACACGAACACCGGCGGCACGCAAATCCGCAACGGGCGCCATGCTCGCTTTTCCGGGAACACCGACAAAAACAACATCACAGGTTGCTAACGCGGCGGCGTCAAAAGACTCAAAGGTCAGATCAATGAGTTTGCCGAAAGCGGGCAGCTCTTCTGCCAAGGGTTTGCCCGGAACACTAGTTGAGGCAACCATTTTTAAATCAACTTCGGGGTGGTCAACTAAAAGACGCAGCAATTCCCGGCCGCCATAGCCGGTAGCACCAACAACACCTACATGAATCATGGATTTTCCTCTTCACTAAGAGATTATTTATTGGATAATGTTGCGATACAAGATGAATCTTTGTGTACAAAGAATCTTGAATCGGCAACGCTTCTGAAATTAAAAAACAGCACGCTATCCGTCTTTGTTATGGATATAGCATTCTCTCCGGATCGTGCACTATTAGGGGAAATTATAACAAAGAGCGAAGCTAAAGGTATTCCTTCAAATTATACGGTTCATGAAGACCTTGTGCAAACTATGTTTTTTTCCCCTTCAAAGCGCTTCCCTTCCTCTCCAAGATTGACAAGGCGGGAATTATTTTGACGGGTCAATCTCAGGCGTAATTTTTTTTATACCTTATAATTATTACTCCCTTTGTGGAATATAATTATTTCCATGAATGTTTTTTTTTACAAAGAATCGAATTTATCTATTGATTAAATTGGAGTGTATTTGAACAGGAAAGGACAGGAAGTGAG includes:
- a CDS encoding biopolymer transporter ExbD yields the protein MKFKRSNERKVRAIIDSTPLIDVVFQLLIFFMLTSSFVVHTTVPVELSEAKGTSELENKEMSITLAFGTGGPEDGGEVFINDVAISHWTQLTRAMAELREREPEAVVLIRPDARVPTERLVKVLGFANGVGIKHYGIAAVPPKEDQ
- a CDS encoding MotA/TolQ/ExbB proton channel family protein, whose product is MRDYFLVDVIFKGGILMWPIMLCSIIGLAIIIERFFALRRADIDTREFMDVMRQLLRQNRIREAIEVCDEAQVPVARIMKAGILKHNRSKDDIREAIEDAGRFEIPRLERYLSALATCSNIAPLLGLLGTVQGLIKAFGQIQLKGGQVKPSDLAEGVGNALITTAAGLTVAIPIIVIYNYFVTRVDGMVLEMEMSSSELIELLTRHHGEREI
- the argB gene encoding acetylglutamate kinase translates to MKRFIEKAGVLIEALPYIREFFGKTVVIKYGGAAMLDPALRASTAQDVVLMRYVGMRPIIVHGGGPAINAMLKKLDIQSVFTKQGLRVTDANTMSVVEMMLAGSVNKDIVNLLNQAGGEAVGLSGKDGKLLCARKIAVSGDEDIGLVGEVERVNTKVLDVLCDNGIIPVVAPVATDSAGGTWNVNADTAAGDVAAALSAEKLVFLTDTPGLLRDVNDPNSLIQRVHAREVEALKEQNVIAGGMAPKIDACLKALNGGVRRAHIIDGRVSHSLLLEIFTDKGMGSLVSHDLREAMEGI
- the argJ gene encoding bifunctional glutamate N-acetyltransferase/amino-acid acetyltransferase ArgJ — protein: MNTLKKGVCAPQGFTAGTAAGGIKKAGTTRLDCAIIVSDRPASVAGMFTTNRVFAAPVGYCRGVCASGHARAIVVNSGNANACTGDQGDADVLETARVVGEAIPCEAKEICVCSTGVIGVPMPMERLTAGLLQCARALSDEQGEAVARAIMTTDTVPKCVEAEVKLPEGTVRIGGTAKGAGMIAPNLATMLAFLTTDAHIAPANLKTILSNAVNRSFNCICIDNDMSTNDTLLCLANGASNTPELLPGTAAFEQFQERFTEVCIDLACALVRDGEGATKFVEITVQGAKHDADARLIAGTIARSQLCKTAFYGQDANWGRIACAAGYGGAPFDPHKMDVVIQGICVLRQGCPTAYSEEKIQELMKASELKVEVTLEEGSGQAVFWTSDLSTDYVKINADYRT
- a CDS encoding N-acetyl-gamma-glutamyl-phosphate reductase → MIHVGVVGATGYGGRELLRLLVDHPEVDLKMVASTSVPGKPLAEELPAFGKLIDLTFESFDAAALATCDVVFVGVPGKASMAPVADLRAAGVRVIDIGPDFRLKDTAVFTQYYGADHTASHLLEESVYGLVPWYREALKSAQLTAVPGCYPISALLPLRPIVDACGSNYPIVIDSISGISGAGKSLSEAFHFPEMNENLKAYKLAVHQHTPEIEQELLHKVMVQFTPHVAPLTRGILTTITLHPDVPFDPAPFYERYEKEPFIRVLGEGKLPEIRYVRGSNFCDFGWVHDKRTGNLLLVSAIDNLMGGTAGMAVQCMNLMFGLEETLGLRWGAMAP